From Aedes albopictus strain Foshan chromosome 1, AalbF5, whole genome shotgun sequence, one genomic window encodes:
- the LOC109400928 gene encoding transcription elongation factor B polypeptide 3, translated as MSSIVDIIKHYQKSIDKSLNDEARLVHCIGKLYRLPVSVQHLKDTGIGRTVNGLRKYDGEVGVAAKALVSKWKNMVAAEESDTGEPDSQHHQDEEDHEEQQDEDNYDESRLQVDEDHHSDDHQEVNAEDEEDEEEEQHHPEEESDNQEELQEQQPRQEVKNDRDSDHRREKSSHRDSDRHHGSGSSGKHKSDRHSSSGSKDSSRSRDHHDKHRDGDQSKHHSSSKKSHSSPSSSSSSSRKSSSHGDEGKDRKDKHSSSSSSRKESSHTNGKESSHSCSSKDKTSDKHHSSKSSKEGLNGYTKESDSLKRKRVSEDEEDSAVKKSKKEHTSESRSKTSSSSSKDRSSSKSSSSGSSKEKDKKSSSEKKKESSSSSSKKKKKEHQSPENVDDEEKDEGSEFDNGGGASFADALAMIGMPSSSKKKSSSKGSADKVKISTSSSSMPPPPSKSDKDRSFSSSGSSKRSISPCSTASSSGYSSASSTPSLLAQRPSPLPVAEIVESLPMISPNYRPMPLNQTVMECVFSNNGRPQKRALTEEEALGQSMQSKNIRTKVYSGVKNFKGEVPTLYNLCIRLLQEHIDLIDYTGGIPFDLLKPVLERASPEQLFTLESYNPYLMEDSDVLWEQHIKRNFRSQKRKEEECESWREMFIRCSEERESKLLSLTANIKQSQVEKTAPIRKTQLAYVDSAVKPPRNIISKQARFGTAQAPVVSPAARVAALKNGSTNVAKAGDSRLKVAAGARDNAQVQVFQPTKPRKAPLMSKVMQSIKGFKGFRR; from the exons ATGTCGTCGATCGTCGATATCATCAAGCATTATCAGAAGAGCATTGACAAGTCGCTGAACGATGAGGCGAGG CTCGTCCATTGCATCGGTAAGCTGTACCGACTTCCGGTATCGGTGCAACACCTGAAGGACACGGGTATCGGCCGTACGGTCAATGGTCTCCGCAAGTACGACGGTGAGGTGGGGGTCGCCGCCAAGGCCCTGGTAAGCAAATGGAAGAATATGGTTGCAGCCGAGGAGTCGGACACCGGTGAACCCGATTCGCAGCATCACCAGGACGAGGAGGATCACGAGGAACAGCAAGATGAAG ATAATTACGATGAATCACGGCTTCAAGTGGATGAAGATCACCATAGTGATGATCACCAGGAAGTGAACGCCGAAGATGAGGAGGACGAGGAAGAGGAACAGCACCACCCGGAAGAGGAATCCGATAATCAGGAAGAGTTACAAGAACAGCAGCCACGGCAAGAGGTAAAGAATGACCGTGACAGTGACCATCGTAGAGAGAAAAGTTCCCATCGTGATTCGGATCGCCACCATGGTAGTGGCAGCAGTGGCAAGCACAAAAGTGACCGACACAGTTCGTCCGGTTCGAAGGACAGCAGTCGATCCCGGGATCACCACGATAAGCATCGTGATGGggaccaaagcaagcatcacagctcCAGCAAAAAGAGTCACTCGTCACCGTCATCGAGTTCGTCTTCGTCGAGGAAATCATCCAGCCATGGAGATGAAGGAAAGGATAGGAAAGACAAGCACAGTAGCAGCAGTAGTAGTAGGAAAGAGTCTAGTCACACGAATGGTAAGGAAAGCAGTCACAGTTGTAGCAGTAAAGACAAAACCAGCGATAAGCATCACTCAAGCAAGTCGTCGAAGGAAGGACTGAATGGGTATACGAAGGAGAGCGATAGCCTGAAGCGCAAGAGAGTTTCGGAGGATGAAGAAGATAGTGCTGTGAAAAAATCCAAGAAGGAGCATACCAGTGAGAGTAGAAGTAAAACTAGTAGCAGTAGTAGTAAGGATCGATCTAGCAGTAAGTCTTCCAGTAGCGGAAGTAGTAAAGAGAAAGACAAGAAATCCTCCTCTGAGAAAAAGAAGGAATCTTCGTCGTCGTcttcaaaaaagaagaagaaggagcatCAATCTCCGGAAAATGTCGACGACGAGGAAAAGGATGAAGGGAGTGAGTTTGACAATGGCGGAGGTGCAAGCTTCGCGGATGCCTTAGCTATGATCGGAATGCCGTCGTCGTCtaagaaaaaatcctccagcaaagGAAGCGCAGATAAGGTTAAGAtatccaccagcagcagcagcatgccTCCTCCTCCGTCGAAATCCGACAAAGATCGATCATTCTCATCGTCCGGTTCGTCGAAACGATCGATTTCGCCTTGCAGCACCGCCAGTAGCAGTGGTTACAGCAGTGCTTCCTCCACTCCTTCCCTGTTGGCGCAGAGGCCCAGCCCGTTACCGGTCGCTGAAATTGTCGAATCCCTGCCCATGATCTCGCCAAACTACAGGCCAATGCCTCTGAATCAGACCGTGATGGAGTGCGTATTTTCCAACAACGGGCGACCCCAGAAACGTGCCCTGACCGAGGAGGAAGCCCTCGGGCAGAGCATGCAGTCGAAGAACATTCGAACCAAGGTCTACTCCGGCGTAAAGAACTTCAAGGGCGAAGTGCCGACGTTGTATAACCTGTGCATCCGGTTGCTGCAGGAGCACATCGATCTGATCGACtacaccggaggaattccgttcGACTTGCTGAAACCGGTGCTGGAGAGGGCCTCCCCCGAGCAACTGTTCACGCTGGAAAGCTACAATCCCTATCTGATGGAGGACAGCGACGTCCTGTGGGAGCAGCACATCAAGCGAAACTTCCGCAGCCAGAAGCGGAAGGAGGAGGAGTGCGAGTCCTGGCGGGAGATGTTTATC CGCTGCTCCGAGGAACGGGAGTCCAAACTGCTCAGCTTGACGGCCAACATCAAGCAGTCCCAGGTGGAAAAGACGGCTCCGATCCGGAAGACCCAGCTGGCCTACGTGGACTCGGCTGTCAAGCCACCTCGCAACATCATCAGCAAACAGGCACGCTTTGGAACGGCCCAAGCGCCGGTAGTTTCACCGGCCGCGCGAGTCGCTGCCCTTAAGAATGGTTCCACCAACGTGGCCAAGGCGGGCGATTCCCGCTTGAAGGTGGCTGCCGGAGCGCGTGACAACGCTCAAGTGCAAG TTTTTCAACCAACTAAACCGAGGAAAGCACCGCTGATGTCCAAGGTCATGCAGTCCATCAAGGGATTCAAGGGCTTCCGACGATAG